From Musa acuminata AAA Group cultivar baxijiao chromosome BXJ3-8, Cavendish_Baxijiao_AAA, whole genome shotgun sequence, one genomic window encodes:
- the LOC135581299 gene encoding nuclear transcription factor Y subunit A-3-like, protein MHLDARYSEMQDIGMRGSQNRPYSKSTCVNNPTWWNSNSATIPESSYSKNLNMNMDFLGKDGNKVKLLNHSVSEHDSSTQSTGQSHQEISGTSEDNVHEQHISVQSGIDSTLTKSAKDHLKPVISLGASDAALAPPKWDYSQSFAPVPYPYADPYYGGIFAVCGPHAVIQPQMTGIASPARVPLPLQPAAEEPIYVNAKQYNAILRRRQLRAKLEAQNKLIKNRKPYLHESRHLHAMKRARGSGGRFLNTKQLQQQQQTQASAMSGRKQLTGSELRPIGLAATLIDSDTATVSTNRSMLAQRDRLGFPLPNLLHSSMGTSNQGGSSMMSSNSELQVPPMR, encoded by the exons ATGCATCTTGATGCAAGATATTCTGAAATGCAAGACATTGGCATGAGAGGTTCACAGAATAGACCCTATTCAAAATCTACTTGTGTGAACAATCCTACTTGGTGGAATTCAAATAGTGCAACTATTCCGGAGTCCTCATATTCCAAGAACTTGAATATGAACATGGACTTCTTGGGGAAAGATGGTAACAAGGTAAAGCTATTGAACCATTCGGTATCTGAACATGACTCATCAACTCAGTCCACTGGTCAATCTCATCAAGAAATATCAGGAACAAGTGAAGACAATGTTCATGAGCAACATATTTCAGTACAATCTG GTATCGATAGTACACTCACAAAGTCAGCCAAGGATCATCTGAAGCCAGTCATATCTCTTGGGGCATCAGATGCTGCCCTTGCACCTCCAAAATGGGACTACAGCCAGTCCTTT GCTCCTGTTCCATACCCTTATGCTGACCCATATTATGGTGGTATCTTTGCTGTGTGCGGACCACATGCTGTG ATTCAACCACAAATGACGGGAATAGCATCCCCTGCTCGAGTTCCACTGCCGCTTCAACCTGCAGCGGAAGAACCCATTTATGTCAATGCAAAACAATATAATGCAATACTTCGAAGGAGGCAGCTGCGTGCAAAGTTGGAGGCTCAAAACAAACTCATCAAAAATAGAAAG CCATATCTTCATGAGTCACGCCATCTTCACGCAATGAAGAGGGCAAGGGGATCCGGTGGACGATTCCTCAACACAAAGCAGCTCCAGCAACAACAGCAGACGCAGGCTTCTGCCATGTCAGGCCGTAAGCAGCTCACCGGTTCAGAGCTCCGCCCCATTGGTTTGGCTGCCACTTTGATCGACTCCGACACCGCAACTGTCTCTACAAACAGAAGCATGTTAGCGCAACGGGATCGCTTGGGCTTCCCCTTGCCCAATCTCCTCCATTCAAGCATGGGAACAAGCAATCAAGGTGGCAGCAGCATGATGAGCAGTAATTCGGAGCTCCAAGTCCCACCCATGCGGTAA